One region of Dehalococcoidia bacterium genomic DNA includes:
- a CDS encoding corrinoid protein yields MSILTDICELLQQGRTSQVRALIQQALKEGLSPDKILNEGLLGGMDIIGEKFKNDEVFIPEVLISARAMNAGIEMLKPHLIAAGVASKGTAVIGTIKGDLHDIGKNLVKMMIESKGMTVIDLGVDVPPQKFYEAAQENHADIVCLSALLTTTMYEMKNVVKIFVANNKRDGVKIMVGGAPITHEFCAAIGADCYAPDAVSAAEAALAYCSSGMVRN; encoded by the coding sequence ATGAGTATATTAACCGATATATGTGAATTACTTCAGCAGGGGCGGACTTCCCAGGTCAGAGCGTTGATTCAGCAGGCACTGAAGGAAGGCCTATCGCCGGATAAAATCCTGAATGAGGGCCTGCTGGGGGGTATGGATATAATAGGTGAAAAATTTAAGAACGATGAAGTATTTATTCCGGAGGTTTTAATTTCCGCCCGCGCCATGAATGCGGGTATCGAAATGCTCAAACCCCACCTCATAGCGGCTGGTGTAGCTTCCAAAGGTACTGCCGTCATCGGCACTATCAAGGGGGATTTACATGATATAGGCAAAAATCTCGTCAAGATGATGATAGAAAGCAAGGGCATGACAGTCATTGACCTTGGTGTGGATGTTCCTCCGCAGAAATTCTATGAGGCTGCACAGGAAAATCATGCGGATATCGTTTGCCTTTCAGCCCTGCTGACAACCACCATGTATGAAATGAAAAATGTCGTTAAAATCTTTGTTGCCAATAATAAACGTGATGGTGTAAAAATCATGGTTGGCGGTGCTCCTATTACACATGAATTTTGTGCGGCGATTGGCGCCGATTGCTATGCGCCGGACGCCGTCTCGGCGGCCGAGGCGGCACTGGCCTACTGCTCTTCGGGCATGGTACGCAATTAA
- a CDS encoding uroporphyrinogen decarboxylase family protein — MKVEKMIVHKGQMTCKERIHAAARGLPVDRVPVMYWLNPHEVCRMMVEMQPGRNLYWNWLAHFLWGKFSRRGRFNAPNLWRALPFLLSDYGNGEYALELGADIAIISHLATNSNVGHMYWRDHQLKVLDAFGIYRSLGNGIYWDVEIPAIRNVEELKEYRFPDFSDDKHYAGIKKMRKAYPGACIAVEALSVQDMPSTQMLGMAPFMMALYDNPVELKHFMQRLRDWSIDMIRRGVKAGVDTVMICDDYGYTGRTLISMDMWKEFTYPHLKRIIEAIHDAGALAMLHSCGFQTPFLDYYVEAGLDVLQAFQPKAGNDFQSAYEKYGDRLAFATGIDIQMGEQMSPQEMRESILRSYQIGKLHRRHILATTHMLQYTMPAENLKAMFETVREIQAGLHD; from the coding sequence TTGAAAGTTGAAAAAATGATAGTGCACAAGGGGCAAATGACCTGCAAGGAGCGCATACATGCCGCAGCCCGGGGCCTGCCGGTCGATCGCGTGCCGGTAATGTACTGGTTGAATCCACACGAGGTCTGCCGGATGATGGTAGAGATGCAGCCTGGCCGCAATCTTTATTGGAACTGGCTTGCACATTTCTTGTGGGGAAAATTTTCCAGGCGTGGGAGATTCAATGCGCCGAATCTGTGGAGGGCATTGCCCTTTTTACTGTCCGATTATGGAAACGGTGAATACGCGCTGGAGCTGGGCGCTGACATAGCTATAATAAGTCATCTGGCCACTAACTCCAATGTGGGCCACATGTACTGGCGAGACCATCAGTTAAAAGTGCTGGACGCGTTCGGCATATACAGAAGCCTGGGCAACGGTATTTATTGGGATGTAGAGATCCCCGCGATTAGAAATGTCGAGGAGTTAAAAGAATACCGGTTTCCGGATTTTTCAGACGACAAACACTATGCGGGTATCAAAAAAATGAGGAAGGCTTATCCGGGAGCATGCATTGCAGTGGAGGCTTTGAGTGTGCAGGACATGCCGAGCACTCAAATGCTGGGTATGGCTCCGTTCATGATGGCTTTGTATGATAATCCGGTTGAACTCAAACATTTTATGCAACGTTTGCGTGATTGGTCGATTGATATGATACGTCGGGGCGTGAAGGCCGGAGTTGATACTGTGATGATCTGTGACGATTACGGCTATACGGGGCGCACGCTGATATCCATGGATATGTGGAAAGAGTTCACATACCCGCACCTTAAGCGCATTATTGAGGCGATTCATGATGCCGGCGCGCTGGCCATGCTGCATTCATGCGGATTCCAAACGCCGTTCCTTGATTATTATGTGGAGGCAGGGCTCGATGTCCTGCAGGCTTTTCAGCCCAAGGCGGGGAACGATTTCCAATCCGCTTATGAAAAATACGGGGACAGGTTAGCCTTTGCTACCGGTATAGATATACAGATGGGCGAGCAGATGAGCCCGCAGGAAATGAGGGAAAGCATCCTGCGCAGTTACCAGATTGGCAAACTGCACAGAAGGCATATACTCGCGACGACCCATATGTTGCAATATACCATGCCGGCTGAGAATTTAAAGGCGATGTTTGAAACGGTCAGGGAAATTCAGGCCGGTCTGCACGATTAG
- a CDS encoding AAA family ATPase, producing MHINKVVLQSERYPGRDCYPFNLDIFNKTASVEFRGPVTFFAGENGTGKSTLLKAICQRCGIHIWEDTEGARYKYNPYEGRFYEYIDVEWESGPVPGSYFSSQIFHDFARYLDEWAHADPGMLEYFGGDSLLTQSHGQSLISFFSSRYKIKGVYFMDEPETALSPRSQLKLLKLLKEMSTDGHAQFIITSHSPILLAFPGAVIYDFDSVPIKPINYIDTEYYQIYKEFMNNKDAYLNSL from the coding sequence ATGCATATCAATAAAGTCGTACTGCAGTCAGAGAGATATCCGGGCAGGGATTGTTATCCTTTCAACCTGGATATCTTCAACAAGACCGCCTCGGTCGAGTTCCGCGGCCCGGTGACCTTCTTTGCGGGGGAGAACGGGACAGGCAAGTCCACGCTGCTTAAAGCCATCTGCCAGAGATGCGGGATCCATATCTGGGAGGATACCGAGGGCGCGCGCTATAAGTACAATCCCTACGAGGGCCGTTTCTACGAGTATATAGACGTGGAATGGGAATCCGGACCCGTTCCGGGATCCTATTTCAGCTCGCAGATTTTTCACGACTTCGCCCGTTATCTGGACGAGTGGGCGCACGCCGACCCGGGCATGCTCGAATACTTCGGCGGGGATTCCCTGCTCACCCAGTCCCACGGTCAGTCACTCATCTCGTTCTTCAGTTCCCGCTATAAAATAAAGGGTGTTTACTTCATGGACGAGCCTGAGACAGCGCTTTCTCCCAGGAGCCAGCTCAAACTGCTGAAGCTGCTCAAGGAGATGAGCACGGACGGCCATGCCCAGTTTATCATCACCAGCCACTCGCCCATCCTGCTGGCTTTCCCGGGAGCCGTTATCTATGATTTCGACAGCGTGCCCATTAAACCGATAAACTATATAGACACGGAATACTATCAGATATATAAAGAATTTATGAACAACAAGGACGCCTATTTAAATAGTCTGTAA
- a CDS encoding PLP-dependent cysteine synthase family protein has translation MNEIKHRVFDAIGNTPLVELGPLDGVNPRVKILAKLEGCNPGGSIKDRPAYYMIVKAEESGQLTPDRIIVEPTSGNTGIALAMIGSARGYKVKLFMPECVSTERQICLQAFGAEVILTPAKEATDGAIRRARQFIEKEPGKYFMPNQFDNPNNPLSHYETTGPEIFRQTSGEVDVFVAGLGTSGTLIGTAKYLREKKPGIRVIAVEPTEGHTIQGLKNMTESMVPGIYDTKGFDEKIIVEDGEAFEMTRMLATREGVFVGMSSGAAVAGAVRIADKMDKGNIVVILPDRGDRYLSTTLFRSVCAKCPP, from the coding sequence ATGAACGAAATCAAGCACAGGGTATTCGACGCCATAGGTAACACCCCTCTGGTGGAGCTGGGGCCTCTGGACGGTGTGAATCCTCGGGTTAAAATCCTGGCCAAGCTGGAGGGCTGTAATCCCGGCGGCTCGATCAAGGACCGGCCGGCCTATTATATGATCGTAAAAGCCGAGGAAAGCGGGCAGCTGACCCCGGACAGGATCATCGTTGAGCCTACCTCAGGCAATACCGGCATCGCGCTGGCCATGATCGGCTCGGCCAGGGGTTATAAAGTGAAGCTTTTCATGCCTGAATGCGTCAGCACTGAGCGTCAGATTTGCCTGCAGGCCTTCGGCGCCGAAGTTATCCTGACCCCGGCCAAGGAGGCGACCGATGGGGCCATCCGCCGCGCCCGCCAGTTTATCGAGAAAGAGCCCGGCAAATACTTCATGCCCAACCAGTTCGACAATCCCAACAACCCCCTTTCGCATTACGAGACGACCGGACCGGAGATATTCCGGCAGACCAGCGGCGAAGTTGATGTGTTTGTCGCAGGCTTGGGCACTTCGGGCACGCTGATCGGGACGGCCAAATACCTGAGGGAGAAGAAACCGGGGATCCGCGTCATCGCCGTGGAGCCCACGGAAGGCCATACTATTCAGGGGCTGAAAAATATGACCGAATCAATGGTGCCCGGTATCTATGACACCAAGGGATTTGACGAGAAAATAATCGTGGAGGACGGAGAAGCGTTCGAAATGACCAGGATGCTGGCGACCAGAGAGGGTGTCTTTGTGGGTATGTCCAGCGGGGCGGCTGTGGCCGGGGCGGTCCGCATCGCCGATAAAATGGATAAAGGCAACATTGTCGTGATACTACCTGACCGGGGCGACCGCTATCTCAGCACCACGCTATTCCGCTCCGTCTGCGCCAAATGCCCGCCTTAA